In a single window of the Myxococcus guangdongensis genome:
- a CDS encoding RNA methyltransferase has product MVLPVRFVLMRPRNAENLGAAARALKNCGLSDWVWVTPEVEDLTPARRLAVHAEDVLDGARRAATLEEAVSDCVWVVGTSSRKVEGKRRLAPRAVAEEWVSRATQGTVAIVFGDERSGLTNAEVERCHDLSAVPTAPEQPSINLAQAVLLYAYEVRVATLEAHAPPPGPLPVAATDTELAQVESTLEGVLTSGGFLIDAQPGRTGLRDLFAPLRRSRLTRKEARLWLAALHTLRKHGPRG; this is encoded by the coding sequence ATGGTGCTGCCCGTCCGTTTCGTCCTGATGCGTCCGCGCAACGCGGAGAACCTGGGTGCCGCTGCTCGGGCGCTGAAGAACTGCGGCCTGTCGGATTGGGTCTGGGTGACGCCCGAGGTGGAGGATTTGACGCCCGCGCGCCGGCTGGCGGTCCATGCCGAGGACGTTCTCGATGGCGCCCGTCGCGCGGCCACGTTGGAGGAGGCCGTCTCCGACTGTGTGTGGGTGGTGGGGACCAGCTCCCGCAAGGTGGAGGGCAAGCGGCGCCTGGCCCCTCGCGCCGTCGCGGAAGAGTGGGTGTCGCGCGCGACACAGGGCACGGTGGCCATCGTCTTCGGGGATGAGCGCAGCGGGCTCACCAACGCGGAGGTGGAGCGGTGCCACGACTTGTCCGCGGTGCCCACCGCGCCGGAGCAGCCATCCATCAACCTGGCGCAGGCGGTGTTGCTGTACGCCTACGAGGTCCGCGTGGCGACGCTGGAGGCGCACGCGCCGCCGCCCGGGCCCCTGCCGGTGGCGGCGACGGACACGGAGCTGGCGCAGGTGGAGTCGACGCTGGAGGGCGTGCTGACGTCGGGGGGGTTCCTCATCGACGCGCAGCCGGGGCGCACGGGCTTGCGGGACCTGTTCGCGCCGCTGCGTCGCTCACGGCTGACGCGCAAGGAGGCGCGGCTGTGGCTGGCCGCGCTGCACACGCTGCGCAAGCACGGCCCGCGAGGCTAG
- the pbpC gene encoding penicillin-binding protein 1C, with translation MRRLRPLLKKLLWTAAGLLLLAAVGVAAAWSVPLPSRLSAPPSVVMEYRDGTPAHVFLAPDERWRIAAPVERIDPAYLRALFALEDKRFHSHPGVDPLAVARAAALNVARGRRVSGASTLTMQLVRMLEPRPRTFTSKWVESLRAVQLELRLTKQEVLAAYLQFVPYGRNVEGVEAAALAYFGHTAAHLSPAEIATLLAVPQNPNRRFPTPENQARLRAARDDVARRLLEAEALPRGPEEARVPAEQVLADVRASDVPGGLKAFPREAPHVAVWLRAQRPGQMRLATTLDAGTQRLVERVMRDAARELKSKGIHNGTAVVVEREQGAVLALVGNFDFFDAEHGGQIVGFATPRSPGSALKPLLYAMGIDMGITGPEQLVADIPTTYGGYAPRNFDGRFLGLVRLEYALSQSLNMPFVRLLERVGVERFLSALRTSGVTSLVTDPGHYGLSAAVGGIELTPLEVAGLYVAMAGDGRARPLRLLEEGQPLETPVEVMSPGAAWLTRKALALRDRPDFPERRRLTGLPARVHWKTGTSFGHRDAWAAGSGPRHTAVVWLGNFNHSPSVHLVGADAAGPVLFDILEGVGPRGRSLPEDETVVPEDLMKVEVCAYSGHLPTEACLQRKQVYARRSAVPTAVCPYHQHVEVDVATGLSVGPTCSTGRKTESRVFVTWPATIRRWLEEQHRRLPEPPAPAPGCEPGGARAAPSIVSPASGHIALLIPGVPADQQEVPLEAEASHERALTWFVDGALLGSARADERVWWTPSVGSHEILVTDDRGLTARRTLVVRERR, from the coding sequence ATGCGACGCCTCCGTCCACTCCTGAAGAAGCTCCTCTGGACCGCCGCGGGGCTCTTGCTCCTCGCGGCGGTGGGAGTGGCGGCGGCGTGGTCCGTGCCGCTGCCGTCGCGGCTCTCCGCACCCCCTTCGGTGGTGATGGAGTACCGCGACGGCACCCCGGCGCACGTCTTCCTCGCGCCCGACGAGCGCTGGCGCATCGCCGCGCCTGTCGAGCGCATCGACCCGGCCTACCTCCGGGCGTTGTTCGCGCTGGAGGACAAGCGCTTCCATTCACACCCCGGTGTGGACCCCCTCGCCGTGGCGCGCGCCGCCGCGCTCAACGTGGCGCGGGGACGCCGGGTGTCGGGGGCCTCCACCCTGACGATGCAGCTGGTGCGCATGCTGGAGCCCCGGCCGCGCACCTTCACCTCGAAGTGGGTGGAGTCCCTTCGCGCGGTGCAGCTCGAGCTGCGCCTGACCAAGCAGGAGGTGCTCGCGGCCTATCTCCAGTTCGTCCCCTACGGGCGCAACGTGGAGGGCGTGGAGGCCGCGGCCCTGGCGTACTTCGGCCACACCGCGGCGCACCTGAGCCCGGCTGAAATCGCCACGCTGCTCGCGGTGCCGCAGAACCCCAACCGCCGCTTCCCCACGCCGGAGAACCAGGCGCGGCTGCGCGCGGCGCGCGACGACGTGGCCCGCAGGCTGCTGGAGGCCGAGGCCCTGCCTCGTGGACCCGAGGAGGCGAGGGTGCCCGCAGAGCAGGTGCTCGCCGACGTGCGGGCCTCCGATGTTCCGGGAGGGCTCAAGGCGTTCCCCCGCGAGGCGCCTCACGTGGCGGTGTGGCTCAGGGCCCAGCGCCCCGGCCAGATGCGACTGGCCACCACGCTGGACGCGGGCACGCAGCGCCTGGTGGAGCGGGTGATGCGCGACGCGGCCCGGGAGCTGAAGTCCAAGGGCATCCACAACGGCACGGCGGTGGTGGTGGAGCGGGAGCAGGGCGCGGTGCTCGCGCTGGTGGGCAACTTCGACTTCTTCGACGCGGAGCACGGCGGGCAGATTGTCGGCTTCGCCACGCCGCGCTCGCCGGGCTCGGCGCTCAAGCCGCTGCTGTACGCCATGGGCATCGACATGGGCATCACCGGCCCCGAGCAGCTCGTGGCGGACATCCCCACGACGTACGGCGGCTATGCGCCGCGCAACTTCGACGGCCGCTTCCTGGGGCTGGTGCGGCTGGAGTACGCGCTGTCCCAGTCCCTCAACATGCCCTTCGTGCGCCTGCTCGAACGCGTGGGCGTGGAGCGCTTCCTGTCCGCGCTCAGGACCTCGGGTGTCACCAGCCTGGTGACGGACCCGGGCCACTACGGCCTGTCCGCGGCCGTGGGCGGCATCGAGCTGACGCCCCTGGAGGTCGCGGGGCTCTACGTGGCCATGGCGGGGGATGGCCGGGCCCGTCCGCTGCGCCTGCTCGAGGAAGGGCAGCCGCTGGAGACCCCCGTGGAGGTCATGTCGCCGGGCGCCGCGTGGCTGACGCGCAAGGCGCTGGCGCTGAGAGACCGGCCGGACTTCCCGGAGCGGCGCCGGCTGACGGGGCTGCCCGCGCGGGTGCACTGGAAGACGGGCACGAGCTTCGGTCACCGTGACGCGTGGGCCGCCGGCTCCGGCCCCCGGCACACCGCCGTCGTGTGGCTGGGCAACTTCAACCACTCGCCGAGCGTGCACCTGGTGGGCGCGGACGCCGCGGGCCCGGTGCTGTTCGACATCCTCGAGGGCGTGGGGCCCCGGGGCCGCTCGCTGCCCGAGGACGAGACGGTGGTGCCGGAGGACTTGATGAAGGTGGAGGTCTGCGCGTACTCGGGGCACCTGCCGACGGAGGCCTGCCTCCAGCGCAAGCAGGTCTACGCGCGCCGCTCGGCCGTCCCCACCGCGGTGTGTCCCTATCACCAGCACGTGGAGGTGGACGTGGCCACGGGCCTGTCCGTGGGCCCCACGTGCAGCACGGGGCGCAAGACGGAGTCACGCGTCTTCGTCACGTGGCCGGCGACGATTCGCCGCTGGCTGGAGGAGCAGCACCGCCGGCTCCCCGAGCCTCCCGCGCCGGCCCCCGGGTGTGAGCCGGGAGGCGCTCGCGCGGCCCCCTCCATCGTCTCACCGGCCTCCGGCCACATCGCGCTGCTGATTCCAGGCGTGCCCGCGGACCAGCAGGAGGTGCCGCTGGAGGCGGAGGCCTCGCACGAGCGCGCGCTCACCTGGTTCGTGGATGGCGCGCTGCTCGGCTCGGCTCGCGCGGACGAGCGGGTGTGGTGGACACCGTCGGTGGGCTCGCACGAAATCCTGGTCACCGATGACCGGGGCCTCACCGCCCGCCGCACGCTGGTCGTCCGCGAGCGACGGTAG
- a CDS encoding DUF1028 domain-containing protein: MSRLALCLALMSLHAVAAEPSATPRRPVNTYSIVARDPATGDLGVAVQSHWFSVGATVPWAEAGVGAVATQSFVDPSYGRLGLDLMRAGRSAPDALKGLLAADSASQVRQVAMVDAQGRVSAHTGSNCIAAAGHLMGEGFSVQANMMQKDTVWPAMAKAYRASKGDLAERMLAALEAAESQGGDLRGKQSAALIIVSAKPSGRPWADRRFDLRVDDHPEPLKELRRLVTLQRAYNFMNEGDLALEHKDTDAALAAYASAEKLAPGNAEMTFWHAISLVGVGRVEQALPLLQRAYAADPRWRELLTRLPAAGLLPDDPKLLARLTSEK, translated from the coding sequence ATGTCCCGACTCGCCCTCTGCCTCGCGCTCATGTCCCTCCACGCCGTGGCCGCCGAACCCTCCGCCACGCCGCGCCGCCCCGTGAACACCTACTCCATCGTCGCCAGGGACCCGGCGACAGGAGACCTGGGCGTCGCCGTGCAATCCCACTGGTTCTCCGTGGGCGCCACCGTCCCCTGGGCCGAGGCCGGCGTGGGCGCCGTCGCCACCCAGTCCTTCGTCGACCCGTCCTACGGCCGTCTCGGCCTGGACCTCATGCGCGCGGGCCGCTCAGCCCCGGACGCACTCAAGGGGCTGCTCGCCGCCGACTCCGCCAGTCAGGTGCGCCAGGTCGCCATGGTGGACGCCCAAGGCCGCGTCTCCGCGCACACGGGCTCGAACTGCATCGCCGCCGCCGGACACCTCATGGGCGAGGGCTTCTCCGTCCAGGCCAACATGATGCAGAAGGACACCGTCTGGCCCGCGATGGCCAAGGCCTACCGTGCCTCCAAAGGCGACCTCGCCGAGCGCATGCTCGCCGCGCTCGAGGCCGCCGAATCCCAGGGCGGAGACCTGCGCGGCAAGCAGTCCGCCGCCCTCATCATCGTCTCCGCGAAGCCCTCGGGCCGTCCCTGGGCGGACCGCCGCTTCGACCTGCGCGTCGACGACCACCCCGAGCCCCTCAAGGAACTCCGCCGCCTCGTCACCCTCCAGCGCGCCTACAACTTCATGAACGAAGGCGACCTCGCCCTCGAGCACAAGGACACCGACGCCGCCCTCGCCGCGTACGCGTCCGCGGAGAAGCTCGCGCCGGGCAACGCGGAGATGACCTTCTGGCACGCCATCTCCCTCGTGGGCGTGGGCCGCGTGGAACAGGCCCTTCCGCTCCTCCAGCGCGCCTACGCCGCCGACCCCCGCTGGCGAGAGCTCCTCACCCGACTGCCCGCGGCGGGCCTGCTCCCCGATGACCCCAAGCTCCTCGCGCGTCTCACCAGCGAGAAGTAG
- a CDS encoding alpha-2-macroglobulin family protein — protein MGPQSVVSISPPRARRAGWLVAALLLGASLSGCKKEESQQPATSSPSTPSATTPPQASTGGDAGTTAAVVKVPPKPEAVTPIIRSQGAVGVLPQSIVIELARPLRPDDQSVKPGTVVSISPQVPGHLTWSGPSTLTFNTSSGQAFAFDTEYTVKVVSLETDAGVVKAPSDDAWKYVFKTPTFQFLRIQPKQLDLAKSRIEMDVVFSGPVAPNLMRGKGTFLVGTQPISDVKWRSVAGVSNALTAELSNPGLKPAATVRFSLKQGLAAASNAKALAPAAEASFVLDGGKRMDITGINRKEGNSGHYLEVACRDVDASAPASPRVYEEYDSYYWESGNKGCVLDDATAEASIHVTPPVKVSVAPTRQGFRIFGDFKRGTYTLRIDAGATSVGGGTLLANFEQELSIPARQSQLSFTSAGRYLPRGAWRNLPLQHLNLDAVEVTIRNVPPENLIFWMSDDQRETADERTSNLVVKKTLPLQSASDTLTTTYLDVASLVPATTRGLVEVSVRRNHLQAATRVLLTDLSLVAKRGGPAPGSKDSGEVWVWALGIESTDPVTGVEVSLVKKSGQAVSRCVTKGADGCVLNVPPAGVDDSQPFALIARQGDEMTYLKYNELKTEIANSDVQGEPYRSEKAYRASLWSDRGVYRPGDTAHIAGVLRGQDDLAPPTGMPVELVVVDPRERQLKKVPLKTNDAGLVSLDLPFEAFQDTGHYRVTLKVADREVASYGLNVEEFVPERMKVTATAEAPGYVQGVEIPVGVEAAYLFGGSAEGSPVELNCRLVPSDFKPKQNAQFTYGLWRQDGKEPRPVTLGQAKGTLDAKGQALIHCPALAAMGGLRGSARLSALASVFESGSGRSTVSEASVPVHPERYYVGLQASVGKVKAGKPFTVNGVVVDWDGKPVASSSLAPASVEVEYVRLEEEYGYYYDEGEGYDRYQRYLRPLREGSASVKVVDGRFNLTVTPGADAAGYLVRVRSGNAQTDLELEGEGRYYWWGEGSRVDQTPRPLKPTSLDVAVPAKAVVGKPITVKLKAPYKGRILFTAETDRVLATEWKAVEPGEVTWSFTPKQFAPNVYVSTFLVKDPHLESAEAFMPDRAFGVASVVLEPVDYTQQVTLNVPKEVRSNDTLTVDLDLGALEGATFATVAVVDEGILSLTRFQSPDPLKDIFTKRALGVDTFETIGWTLLVPPGGSSRSTGGDAEGDASGRVQPVKPVALWSGVVPVPANGKLRLPFQLPQYRGAVRVMAVTAGPKRMGRASAQVLVRDPLVLQTTLPRFLTQNDEIQVPVFVTNLSGKVQDVKVTLAAESLPVPGLTQPADTASPLQLLGKSEGRARVEDGKSTTFVFQARAVQSVGAARLSVVVEGGGYTSKETLDVPLSPSGPRERRVQRIELAQGVTDVSKSLQGWVPTTERSTLWVTANPYAQSLQHLSYLVRYPYGCIEQTTSSTRPLLFVSELVDQVDPTLKKNGDVGDMVLAGINRVLSMQTPSGGFGYWPGETEPQLWGTAYATHMLLDAQKQKYPVPQDRLDDALLWMGNTLNTMEGNTSVARDYHGNSEAYMHYVLAVSGKGRKARVQKLVDGLAEAAKKAPLKGEQLEEDYMLKAALWLAGDRRYEKELRNPDLTPVTDERRNNWSFYSDRRRRGFMLSTYQDLFGTDAAGEPLAAMVASALQSSPSYWYTTQELVWGITGLGKRLKGVATSFTPPTLTVDGKEVVAKQAKDARASDRTWALARASERKSLQLDLKDKSAGTLFLVLSSEGVRSDGPPRVGGEGLKLSRKYRKQDGTEVSLKESPVALAELVYVELELTNTTGERVQNIALVDRLPAGWEIENARLGRGGSVDWVQADAMWTPDYVNIRDDRMEVFGALGARESKKVIYAVRAVTAGAFTLPTAEAEAMYDPRLWAREAGGTVQVSGPWKDNLL, from the coding sequence ATGGGTCCGCAGTCCGTCGTCTCCATCTCGCCACCGCGCGCAAGACGCGCCGGTTGGCTCGTCGCCGCGCTGCTCCTGGGCGCCTCGCTCTCCGGTTGCAAGAAAGAGGAGTCGCAGCAGCCCGCCACCTCCTCGCCGAGCACCCCGAGCGCCACCACGCCTCCGCAGGCGAGCACCGGGGGCGACGCGGGCACCACCGCCGCCGTCGTGAAGGTGCCGCCCAAGCCGGAGGCCGTCACTCCCATCATCCGCTCGCAGGGCGCCGTGGGCGTGCTGCCCCAGTCCATCGTCATCGAGCTGGCGCGACCGCTGCGCCCCGATGACCAGTCGGTGAAGCCGGGCACCGTCGTCTCCATCTCCCCGCAGGTGCCCGGGCACCTGACCTGGAGCGGCCCCTCCACGCTGACCTTCAACACCTCCTCCGGTCAGGCCTTCGCCTTCGACACCGAGTACACCGTCAAGGTCGTCTCGCTGGAGACCGACGCGGGCGTGGTGAAGGCGCCCTCCGATGACGCCTGGAAGTACGTCTTCAAGACGCCGACCTTCCAGTTCCTCCGCATCCAGCCCAAGCAGCTGGACCTGGCCAAGAGCCGCATCGAGATGGACGTCGTCTTCTCCGGCCCCGTGGCCCCCAACCTCATGCGAGGCAAGGGCACGTTCCTGGTGGGCACCCAGCCCATCTCCGACGTGAAGTGGCGCTCCGTCGCCGGCGTGTCGAACGCGCTCACCGCGGAGCTCTCCAACCCCGGCCTCAAGCCCGCGGCCACGGTGCGCTTCAGCCTCAAGCAGGGCCTGGCCGCCGCGTCCAACGCGAAGGCGCTCGCCCCCGCGGCCGAGGCCTCCTTCGTCCTGGACGGCGGCAAGCGCATGGACATCACCGGCATCAACCGGAAGGAGGGCAACAGCGGGCACTACCTCGAGGTGGCCTGCCGCGACGTGGACGCGAGCGCGCCTGCGAGCCCCCGCGTCTATGAGGAGTACGATTCGTACTACTGGGAGTCGGGCAACAAGGGCTGCGTGCTGGACGACGCCACGGCCGAGGCCTCCATCCACGTGACGCCGCCGGTGAAGGTCTCCGTGGCGCCCACGCGGCAGGGCTTCCGCATCTTCGGCGACTTCAAGCGCGGCACGTACACGCTGCGCATCGACGCGGGCGCCACGTCCGTGGGCGGCGGCACCCTGCTGGCGAACTTCGAGCAGGAGCTGTCCATCCCCGCGCGCCAGTCGCAGCTCTCCTTCACCTCCGCGGGGCGCTACCTGCCGCGCGGCGCGTGGCGCAACCTGCCCCTGCAGCACCTCAACCTGGACGCGGTGGAGGTCACCATCCGCAACGTCCCGCCGGAGAACCTCATCTTCTGGATGAGCGACGACCAGCGCGAGACGGCGGACGAGCGCACGTCCAACCTCGTGGTGAAGAAGACGCTGCCGCTCCAGTCCGCCTCGGACACGCTCACCACCACGTACCTGGACGTCGCGAGCCTCGTGCCCGCGACGACGCGGGGCCTGGTGGAGGTCTCCGTCCGTCGCAACCACCTGCAGGCCGCCACGCGCGTGCTGCTCACCGACTTGAGCCTCGTGGCCAAGCGGGGCGGACCGGCGCCGGGCTCGAAGGACTCGGGCGAGGTGTGGGTCTGGGCGCTCGGCATCGAGAGCACGGACCCGGTGACGGGCGTGGAGGTGTCGCTGGTGAAGAAGAGCGGCCAGGCCGTCAGCCGCTGCGTCACCAAGGGCGCGGACGGGTGCGTGCTCAACGTGCCCCCGGCTGGCGTGGATGACAGCCAGCCCTTCGCGCTCATCGCGCGCCAGGGCGACGAGATGACGTACCTCAAGTACAACGAACTCAAGACGGAGATCGCCAACTCCGACGTGCAGGGCGAGCCGTACCGCTCCGAGAAGGCCTACCGCGCCTCGCTCTGGTCCGACCGCGGTGTGTACCGCCCCGGCGACACCGCGCACATCGCCGGCGTGCTGCGCGGCCAGGATGACCTGGCGCCGCCCACGGGCATGCCGGTGGAACTGGTGGTGGTGGACCCGCGCGAGCGCCAGCTCAAGAAGGTGCCGCTCAAGACGAACGACGCGGGCCTCGTCTCGCTCGACCTGCCCTTCGAGGCGTTCCAGGACACGGGCCACTACCGCGTCACGCTGAAGGTCGCCGACCGCGAGGTGGCGTCCTACGGCCTCAACGTGGAGGAGTTCGTCCCCGAGCGCATGAAGGTGACGGCCACCGCGGAGGCCCCCGGCTACGTGCAGGGCGTGGAGATTCCCGTCGGCGTGGAGGCCGCCTACCTCTTCGGCGGCTCGGCCGAGGGCAGCCCCGTGGAGCTCAACTGCCGGCTGGTGCCGTCCGACTTCAAGCCGAAGCAGAACGCGCAGTTCACCTACGGCCTGTGGCGCCAGGACGGCAAGGAGCCGCGCCCCGTCACGCTGGGCCAGGCGAAGGGCACGCTGGACGCGAAGGGCCAGGCGCTCATCCACTGCCCGGCGCTGGCGGCCATGGGCGGGCTGCGTGGGTCCGCGCGACTGAGCGCGCTTGCGAGCGTGTTCGAGTCCGGCAGCGGCCGCTCCACGGTGAGCGAGGCCAGCGTGCCCGTGCACCCGGAGCGCTACTACGTGGGCCTGCAGGCGAGCGTGGGCAAGGTGAAGGCCGGCAAGCCCTTCACCGTGAACGGCGTGGTGGTGGACTGGGACGGCAAGCCCGTCGCGTCCTCGTCGCTGGCGCCCGCTTCCGTGGAGGTGGAGTACGTCCGGCTGGAGGAGGAGTACGGCTACTACTACGACGAGGGCGAGGGCTATGACCGCTACCAGCGCTACCTGAGGCCGCTGCGCGAGGGCAGCGCCTCGGTGAAGGTGGTGGATGGCCGCTTCAACCTCACCGTCACGCCGGGCGCGGACGCGGCGGGCTACCTGGTGCGCGTGCGCTCCGGCAACGCGCAGACGGACCTGGAGCTGGAGGGTGAGGGCCGCTACTACTGGTGGGGCGAGGGCTCGCGCGTGGACCAGACGCCGCGTCCGCTCAAGCCCACCTCGCTGGACGTGGCCGTGCCCGCGAAGGCCGTCGTCGGCAAGCCCATCACCGTGAAGCTCAAGGCGCCCTACAAGGGCCGCATCCTGTTCACCGCGGAGACCGACCGCGTCCTCGCCACCGAGTGGAAGGCCGTGGAGCCGGGCGAGGTGACGTGGAGCTTCACGCCCAAGCAGTTCGCGCCCAACGTCTACGTGAGCACCTTCCTGGTGAAGGACCCGCACCTCGAGTCCGCCGAGGCCTTCATGCCGGACCGCGCCTTCGGCGTGGCCAGCGTCGTGCTGGAGCCGGTGGACTACACGCAGCAGGTCACCCTGAACGTGCCCAAGGAGGTCCGCTCCAACGACACGCTCACCGTGGACCTGGACCTGGGCGCGCTCGAGGGCGCCACCTTCGCCACCGTGGCCGTGGTGGACGAGGGCATCCTCTCCCTCACGCGCTTCCAGAGCCCGGACCCGCTCAAGGACATCTTCACCAAGCGCGCCCTGGGCGTGGACACCTTCGAGACCATCGGCTGGACGCTGCTGGTGCCTCCGGGTGGCAGCTCGCGCTCCACCGGTGGTGACGCGGAGGGGGATGCGTCCGGCCGCGTGCAGCCCGTCAAGCCCGTGGCCCTGTGGAGCGGCGTGGTGCCGGTGCCGGCCAATGGCAAGCTGCGCCTGCCGTTCCAGCTCCCGCAGTACCGGGGCGCGGTGCGGGTGATGGCGGTGACGGCGGGGCCCAAGCGCATGGGCCGCGCCAGCGCGCAGGTGCTGGTGAGAGACCCGCTGGTGCTCCAGACGACGCTGCCGCGCTTCCTCACCCAGAACGATGAAATCCAGGTGCCCGTCTTCGTCACCAACCTGTCCGGCAAGGTGCAGGACGTGAAGGTGACGCTGGCCGCGGAGTCGCTGCCGGTGCCCGGGCTCACCCAGCCCGCGGACACGGCGTCGCCGCTGCAACTGCTCGGCAAGAGCGAGGGCCGCGCGCGCGTGGAGGATGGCAAGTCCACGACGTTCGTCTTCCAGGCTCGCGCGGTGCAGTCGGTGGGCGCCGCGCGGCTGAGCGTGGTGGTGGAGGGCGGCGGCTACACGTCGAAGGAGACGCTGGATGTGCCGCTGTCCCCGTCGGGTCCGCGCGAGCGCCGCGTGCAGCGCATCGAGCTGGCGCAGGGCGTGACGGACGTCTCCAAGTCCCTGCAGGGGTGGGTGCCCACCACGGAGCGCTCCACGCTCTGGGTGACGGCCAACCCCTATGCGCAGTCGCTCCAGCACCTGTCGTACCTGGTGCGGTACCCGTACGGCTGCATCGAGCAGACGACGTCCTCCACCCGGCCGCTGCTCTTCGTGTCGGAGCTGGTGGACCAGGTGGACCCCACGCTGAAGAAGAATGGGGACGTGGGGGACATGGTGCTCGCGGGCATCAACCGCGTGCTGTCCATGCAGACGCCCTCGGGCGGCTTCGGCTACTGGCCGGGCGAGACGGAGCCGCAGCTGTGGGGCACCGCGTACGCGACGCACATGCTCCTGGACGCGCAGAAGCAGAAGTACCCCGTTCCGCAGGACCGCCTGGATGACGCGCTCCTGTGGATGGGCAACACGCTCAACACGATGGAGGGCAACACGAGCGTCGCCCGCGACTACCACGGCAACTCAGAGGCCTACATGCACTACGTGCTGGCGGTGTCCGGCAAGGGCCGCAAGGCGCGCGTGCAGAAGCTGGTGGACGGGTTGGCCGAGGCCGCCAAGAAGGCCCCGCTCAAGGGCGAGCAGCTGGAAGAGGACTACATGCTCAAGGCGGCGCTGTGGCTCGCGGGAGACCGCCGCTACGAGAAGGAGCTGCGCAACCCGGACCTGACGCCCGTCACCGACGAGCGGCGCAACAACTGGTCCTTCTACTCGGACCGGCGCCGACGCGGCTTCATGCTGAGCACCTATCAGGACCTGTTCGGCACCGACGCCGCGGGTGAGCCGCTGGCGGCCATGGTGGCGAGCGCGCTGCAGTCGAGCCCGAGCTATTGGTACACGACGCAGGAGCTGGTCTGGGGCATCACCGGCCTGGGCAAGCGGCTCAAGGGCGTGGCCACCAGCTTCACGCCTCCGACGCTGACGGTGGATGGCAAGGAGGTCGTGGCGAAGCAGGCCAAGGACGCGCGCGCTTCGGACCGCACCTGGGCGCTGGCCCGCGCGAGCGAGCGCAAGAGCCTCCAGCTCGACTTGAAGGACAAGTCGGCTGGCACGCTGTTCCTCGTGCTGAGCAGCGAGGGCGTGCGCTCGGACGGACCGCCGCGCGTGGGCGGCGAGGGCCTGAAGCTCAGCCGCAAGTACCGCAAGCAGGACGGCACGGAGGTGAGCCTGAAGGAGTCGCCGGTGGCGCTCGCGGAACTGGTCTACGTGGAGCTGGAGCTGACCAACACCACGGGCGAGCGGGTGCAGAACATCGCGCTGGTCGACCGGCTGCCGGCGGGCTGGGAGATCGAGAACGCGCGGCTGGGCCGGGGCGGCTCGGTGGACTGGGTGCAGGCCGACGCGATGTGGACCCCGGACTACGTCAACATCCGGGATGACCGCATGGAGGTCTTCGGCGCGCTGGGGGCTCGCGAGTCGAAGAAGGTCATCTACGCGGTGCGCGCGGTGACGGCGGGGGCCTTCACGTTGCCCACGGCGGAGGCCGAGGCGATGTACGACCCGCGCCTGTGGGCCCGCGAGGCGGGCGGCACGGTGCAGGTGTCCGGCCCGTGGAAGGACAACCTCCTCTGA